atctcaacaggcgccattctgtacggggccttggatactggttctgttccaggtgttaagtcgatcgcaaattcaatttctctatctggaggaagtcctggtaactcgtcgggaaacacgtttggaaattcattcacaactggaatattttcaagttttgttggttcttgaattctgtcaatcacatatgccatgaaatgctcacatccttgtcgtagtaacttcttggcttgaatcatcgttaagaacttctttacttgtttctgacccttgaacgttactattctttcgtctagtgttttcaccattaccttcttatttcgacaatctatctgggcatcatgcttagataaccaatccatccctaatataacgtcaaattctcctaacttaaatggtatcaaatctacacaaaatttactaccaaacgatttatatcctgatccattacatcttcttgtcctttctttattttctccaacaactctgtctggaaagtcatactgtacactttcgcttcctcaggcttgcaaactctaatctccaattccaatttctgaaattccttgtatatatcttcaggtaatgataacacattcaacctttccttccgactcaatgcgtctgccaTAACGTTcactttaccgggatgataattaatcgagcaatcatagtctttaatcaactctaaccatctcctttgcctcatattaagttccttctgtgtgaatatgtactttaagcttttgtgatccatgaaaatctcgcacttttctccatacaaataatgtctccaaatcttcaaagtgaaaactatggctactagctccaaatcatgaggaggatacttttgttcgtgtggtttcaattgccttgacgcatacgcaatcaccttttcatgctgcattaaaacacatcctagtcctttgtgagaagcatcgctataaattacgaaattcccttgatcgtctggaagtgacaaaactggtgccgtgattaatctccgtttcaactcctgaaaactttcttcacacttgtcgttccatataaacttttcattctttcgtgtaagctttgtcaatgatgttgcaatccttgagaaattctgaacgaatcgtcgataatatcccgccaatcccaagaaacttcttacctcaatgggtgttctcggtctctcccaattcataattgcctcgatctttgccgggtccactttgatcccttcgttactgactatgtgtcctaagaactgaacttcctgtagccaaaactcacacttcgagaatttagcatataacttctttttccttaaaatctccaaagctgtcctcaaatgttccacatgatcctcttccatccttgaatagattaaaatatcgtctataaacacaataacaaacttatccaaatactccttgaaaattctgttcatcaggtccataaacgctgtcggggcattggtcaatccaaaagacatcactaaaaactcgtaatgtccataccttgttctgaaagctgtctttggtatatcttctggcttgatctttagttgatgatatcctgatcttaaatcaattttggagaagtacttggctcccttcaactggtcgaacaaatcatcaattctgggtaacggatacttattcttgattgtaagcttgttgagctccctatagtcgatacacagtctcatgcttccatctttcttcttgacaaataataccggggttccccacagggatacactgggtctgattactcctttctctaacaactcctgtaattgcttcgctagctctttcatctcaacaggcgtcATTCTGTACcgggccttggatactggttctgttccaggtgttaagtcgattgcaaattcaatttctctatctggaggaagtactggtaactcgtcgggaaacacgtctggaaattcattcacaactggaatattttcaagttttgttggttcttgaattatgtcaatcacatatgccacgaaatgctcacatccttgtcgtagtaacttcttggcttgaatcatcgttaagaacttctttacttgtttctgacccttgaacgttactattctttcatctggcgttttcaccattaccttcttatttcgacaatctatctgggcatcatgcttagataaccaatccatccctaatataacgtcaaattctcctaacttaaatggtatcaaatctacacaaaatttactaccagagatctcaatttcacaattcccacaaacttggttaacagttacacgttcttgatttgctaattccacagtcattatttcatttaaacaatcaactggacaatttaacttactaacaaaatcttgtgaaacaaacgatcgggttgcccccgaatctattaacactttggcacattaaaaattcacattaagcgtacctgccacgacatccgtatcctgaatagcatccttcacaaacatatcaaaaactctagcccttggagtctcattcactgttggggtagatcccataatcctcaatgcattactgactggggctggtgtcttgcaatccctggccatatgtcctggctttccacatttgaagcacgtaaatccaatggctggaacaTTTACTGCTGGATaccggataggctgatccttatttgctggctctcttgctggttgatttcggcactccctcgaatagtgccctttctggttgcatttaaaacataccacattcaacttgttacaaactcctccatgcttctttccacatacttgacaatctggaaaagttagtctcaactgatttgggtgatttgtattaactggacggttgctctggcctccgtctcctgtattctgtctcctgaaattaaaatttctccctggctgaaacttgcccttcttaaaatttggagacTTCCCTGGTTGTGgttgaccctcacttccctcaactttccttttcttgctttccttttccttctggaacatctcactctctgtctctgcgatcatagccttctgtactactcctgcataggtatccaattcaaaaatggctaccttccctctgatccatggtttcaaaccctgctgaaatcttttagccttcttcctgtcagtatccacatacgacggtacataccttgacaattcctcaaactgaccctcataatctgttatcgacatgttcccttgctttaattctaaaaacttcagctccatttgatcctgaacaaactgaggaaaatacttttctaaaaacaattccttaagcctttcccaagtaataacatttgtaccttccaatgtcttcaccatctcccaccaataggtggcctcattcttcagatagtaacttgtaaactcaaccttatattcttcctttactttcactaaggcaaatgccttctctatttcctttaaccaaacatttgcttcaattggctctaaggaacccttgaattctggtgggtttactgcctgaaaagttttaaaagttacctgatggttggtctgtctttgttgttattgtgccaggtgaactgtttattgggccaagatttgaagaatctgagctattgctgggtctatggatcctgggttcacattcgggtttgtatcatcttggttgttgttgttgttgttggtttcttcattctgggtgttggtgcgggtatttcttctgggaggcatttttctgtaaagaatcaatcaacttatttagcttttgaatcaatcttttgcataaaagaatagttttgcaaaacagaaatatctctttttaaaaacagttgtaactaagtaaattgcatgcttctttacagaatataaacagttatggaaaacagggtacatggtatcacaggggtataactgatgcaataaataaggtaaggtaaaacaggtgcaataaagtaaatgacattaatggaaaggaaaaggtgctgatatatatagatcaaaagttttgggtaatacaagcgtaaagacgcttcggaagtaaaagcaaaaagggtacaacaacctactcactggtcagcatagctagtctataaatacaactcaaaagtctactgatacacactacacactactgtacatactactcAAGCATAACAATACTGCTCAtaatctctgactcatggcaagtctggacctccaatctcctcaagctcctctggaacccacttagcccactccactaagaaatcaggggtgatgtcctcatgtgtagcctcagcaatcctcactgcagctgctctacgaaatgcctgtagcctctctctgagtcacctctcaccactaccaacctctctggtacgcataatatgtagtaactcctgaatctgaccctgaaggaatcgctgctccataaggcaagtctcaaactgatgatatgggacaggataagaagagaactggaaaggtactcctgtcactgaatgaccagtaaagccggaatcagcaggtgggggtcctctgacaggtggcctcatacctgggagaggaatagcctgcagtggtacgggctgcaacacaggtggaggtagtatagccaacactggtggaacaacaggacgtggatccgaagacggcactccaactgaaggctctgagtgatcagctgatacgggaataaaagagtcggccatcgctgctatctgaaatcatatcgcaatataagaatccCGAACCACGAagcgaattacactaatacctgatataccaaagcactcaacctctcgacattctatctttctattccttacttctaatcctaaccctctacccattcccgtcaacctagacttgtgtcagtgacttataaactgtagctctgataccaaacctgtggcgccctccaaacccgggtcagaagtttggggtccacacacataccttctttataacctgcttataacaataataaagataacaaaaatatgcagtgaccctacttaccaaccaccacgaccgcaacaggttaaagtatgcacacaagccaaacacactaatatgttacaaaccgttcaaatcccaaccattcaaactcaaactgagtattaaactttattacaacttttacaaacttaaattattccaaaagaagcctactagctcagcttcctcaacctaaacccctagctctcgcgctggactggggatcctcgttaccaactggttcctttttaactggaaagaatataaacaatatcgcacaaatgagctaactagctcagcaagtcacaatgacaaaactgagaataatgatcatcaagtgaatatggttatggttatgatatcaagtgaacaatggattatgatttagaattggatattatacttttattttaaaaatcaaggttaggctgctgatcagtcacgcactaaccccgagcgaagcacacaatattgctctaactactggatccaaggcaaacattggcctaacttgaccattatatggtctgaccacgaatctggtccacaattttataaaaacaatccaattctaacataataacagaataagcaataataaacaataaccagaatcattaacaacaatgagtgtttaacaatggGTTTCAATCCTtataaggatcaataaggtaatttcaaagcttagatgctgggtaatgaaagaattgactaacaatgaatcaatgtttcatggtttcaaggatttggtctttcaaagcgtAAAATACAAAGGTTTGAATGGGTAAGCAATCtagttcagtgtttaatatttagtgtgtatatatttgtggagtagtattgtatacttgaggttcgtgtttgggtatacaacaatcaatggtctagaaagaataaggttcatggctcaagaacaataactggaatcaaggtttaggtttcagtgcttcaaagcacttgcaatatcaacaagactatcaagtactacaatatctcgagaaagttcagaacacttgcctggtattagcttactacactgcactcgcttccaatcacaatcgtcttactcctcaactacctgtttctctttcctatgtcttgcctcttctgctcacatatcataagtatctatcaataatcgactcatagaattctattcaacacatacttttatctacccttcgtttcacccaaatccgattaacggattgaaagttatgcaataatcaagtaaacaccgaatatatagaccgatagtcaatcaacaagtcacgtataacacataatacatcacgtaattaatgacatatcatttataaagaagtctcgggtcataaataggctttctgatatttaaaatgatttttaaaacatttttcggaattaaaacgggtcgttggatcaatttcgggttaataaacagggttcggttggccaattctggctccgaaacaattttataataattatcgagccctggaaataatttagaataatattttaaagctcgaaactatttttcagaatttttaaatcatttttaaataattaaatctaaataaataattaattaaactcaattaataattaattaaatcaattaatcaattaattttcgaattaattgaccaattaatcaattagaaattaactgaaattaattaactaattaatttagatttattttggaattaaaaataattttcggaattaaaatactaaattttagaattttcagaaattaaaaacgaatttttataataaaaataaataggaaatataatttttaaatatttttaaaacaggaatcctaaatttgcaaagtctggaaacttcagggacctaactgtatcgtccccaaaagtccacGGACCAAACTGTAAATTTTACAGTCCGGTCGCCTGAAAACGTCGGGGGTGGCGTGAGAACTTgactccggcatcctcccaccaccacaagctccagatcaatactacacaacaccaggaatctatatctgcaatcaaaattcatcaataaccccagacttggccggaaattggccaagaacatcgccggtttccggcgaacatcgtaaaacttaaaatcacaactcccttcaattcactaatcctctgttaacgagttatataccaatcgattgcaaatttcataaggaacacaacccactataaatcaacagctaataacccctgaatcaaaaacccccaaatttcaattgaaaacattcatacggcttataaaccctaattttgaaattcgaaaatcaaactcaaatttgaacatgttattgaactccaaatcagacgtataatatatcagaatcatcaggaaaacaagctctacaacatgcaatcatcaaatcatacaaacaatcatccgaacaaaaaatcatatttttcataaaaataattcgaaaataaataaatttccagaaaatgaACCTTTGATtatgcagttctgaaacttgtataatctgatagtacccttcaaaacctccgttttggttactagagcttcccgaacagatttcaataacacctccaaatagtagtttgattctcagaaagatttatgaatatatgatttttctctgtaaaattatataattatctgtctgcaaatgattttgatacgaaataaaatacggtaaaaggctatttataattaaggaaaattagtatcccgttggatcattccggatataaaacggtacgtttatttataaaaactgatccaaacggtatcggttttcgggataattatccaaaccagtacaatttgtactgcgatcttggtctcagcgcctggttacacgtattacgaagtgataattgggatagtttaataaaaagctcccatttatcgaaaatacgggttttattgatttaccgaaacgaatattatatcgaaaatgttgcgccgggacccgcgctgaacaaaccgtacgccggatcgaaagagttgaaacatggaatatgctcgaaatattacaattcggttaggaaggagttctcggaagagtttcgggttccaaaaacgtaacaacgggtgacgtcggttggttctcgtttttataaaataggttttaaatacccgaaaaaagattttagaaatttcatatgattcttataaattcataaatcatcataaaaataattaggaagatatgacaattatctatattttattttggacatataaaaattaaaatactcaattaatattatttttgaatatccaagtacagataacacttaacaattaactcacagaatagatactgaacacacataataattatttaatagcaaaaataattacacgatatatcccggatattacaaatgAACCATCATACCGTTTGTTTATTTTTCGAAAAGGTGGAAGGGTAGGAGCGACGCCGTTGGATTTTGGTAAAGGAAAACGAGTTAGAGAGGTAATTCCATGAACGAATTGTGGTGCTCGAATGTGTGTCGTTCACAAAGTGAAGATGGACAAATGACAAATTAGTTCGGTGGATTTAGACCATGATTGAGTTGTTTAACAAATCGGGAATTGAGACGGGCAAAGTAATGAAGTTTCTTAGCGAGACAAAGAGGGGTGTTGAAAATCTTGGTTTTTCTAATCAAGACGTACGTAATGTCATACGTGATATTCGGCGCCGAGTGTTTGATTCGGGTGATGCGGAGTGTGGATTACTTTTGTTACGAGAACTACGAGAAAATAGTTTTGGTAATTTCTTTTATCGGGTGGATGTAGATGATGAGAATCGTGTACGGGGTTTGGTGTGGGTTGATCCTCGGTCCATGAACGCGTACAAGAATTTTGGTGATGTGGTTACATTTGATTCAACTTACCGGACGAATAGGTATTTTATGCCTTTCATACCTATTACGGGCGTaaaccaccattatcaaaatatACTATTTGGATTTGCACTTGTAAGGGATGAGACTGAGGCATCGTATAAGTGGGTTTTGAGGACATGGTTGGAAGCCGTCGACAATAAACCGCCTCGAACAATTATTACTGATCAAGACATTGCATTGGGAAATGCCATTGCCAAGGTCATGCCTATGCCACAAACAAAGCATACGTATTGTACATGGCATATAAGTAGTAAGTTTCCCAAGAAGTTGTGTTATTTGTACACAAATTATCCGGAGTTCAAGACAGAGTTTAATGCATGTGTGTACAAGTCGTTGACACCTACAGAATTTGAAGGTAAATGGGAGCAATTAGTCGAGAAGTACGATCTTGACTATCATGCTTCGTTAAATGACATGTATGCTATTAGAACTCAATGGATTGGTGCTTACACGAAGCAACATTTTTCCGCCGGCATGACTACAACTTCAAGAAGCGAGTCTACAAATTATTTTTTTGATGAATATGTGCAATCATCTACTGGTTTGAAGGAATTCATTGAGAACTCCCAACAGGCTTTGGAGACACAATATCTGAAGGAGGTTAAAGCCGATTATGACAGCGAACAATTGGAAAGGAGATTAGTTTTGCACTCATCCTTGGAAATGCATGCATCCGAAATCTACACGAATGAAATGTTCAAAAGGTTTCAAAAGGAGCTTATGAAAAGTACATGTTACATCGTGAATAGTGTCAAAAACAATGAAACTTATATGTCGAAACTGTATTTGGTTGAGAAGGCTACCCTGCCGGAGAACTGCAGAAGAAAATATCGAGTGACGGTTTTCATGTACGAAAAAATTGAATGCTCGTGTAAGAAGTTTGAACATTCCGGGATGATTTGCAAACACATAATCCGTTATCTtgacaaaaaaacaaaaaatcaagATACCGGAAAGTCTCATCATGGGTAGGTGGACAATGAACGGCAACAAAATTACGGGGCCTCTTCCATATGCTCCTCCCGGTATTGGTAATGATGGTGCATCACAACCATTAAGGTATGGTGCATTGTGCAAATCTTTTCAAGATTTAGCTGCTTCCGGTAGTTGTTATGTTTCACGGTATAAATACTTAATGGGTGTGATTGATAGAGAGAAGAGATACTTGAAAGATGCTTTTGCGGATGAAGAGCGTAGAGAAAGAACCCATGAGGCGAAAACTCAAGAGGACTACCAACATGATCCAATATTTGATCCTCCAATGTCGAAAACTAAAGGAAGGAAGAAAATAAAAAGATATAAAAGTGGAATTGAGACGGCAAATTCAAAGATCAAGATCAAGTCTCGAAAGTGCAATTATTGTGGGGCGATCGGAGGAGAACATTATGCAAGAAACTGTCCCCTAAGGGAGGAGCATGATCGAAGAAATTTTTAGTTTTAACCTAACAATTGTTGACAAGTAGTACATTAGTTCTTTTAACTATTCTATTTAAGTTCCATAATATTAACGTTATTTAAATTTACACATAATATTAATGTTGCATATTAATcttattttttaacaaaaatattattcaactcttattattaatattaatattgtTGAAAATATTTTCAACACCAAAACTCTTATTATCCAACTTAAAATATTGTAAGAGAATTGTGACAGAGCACCCAGCAATGAGACATTGCTGGAGGTCCTTACTGCAGCAATGACTCATTGATGGGTACTCTGTTCCACCCAAAACACACTGCCTCTTTTTGTTAACAAAAGTGAGTTtagtaatattaatatttttaaaatattttccaaCACCAAAATccttaaaatatttaaaatatgcaGTATTAAtgtaaaaatttaaaaaaagtGATTTAATCAAAAAAGTCAACTAGACATTAAATTAGTCAATGCGAACTAGTGACAGAGCACCCAGCAATGAGACATTGCTGGAGGTCCTTACTGCAGCAATGACTCATTGCTGGGTACTCTGTTCCACCCAAAACTCACTGCCTCTTTTTGTTAACAAAAGTGAGTTtagtaatattaatatttttaaaatattttccaacaccaaaattcttaaaatatttaaaatatgcaGTATTAAtgtaaaaatttaaaaaaagtGATTTAATCAACAAAGTCAACTAGCCATTAAATTAGTCAACTAGTGATGTAAAATGTGACATCTCCCGCAATGATTCAATGCTGAAGTATGGTGCAATGCCTCATTGCGGGGTATGATCACTGCAACAATGATTCATTGCGGGGTGACTAAACTGTAAAATGTGTAAAATATGATATCTCCCGCAATGATTCAATGCTGAGGTCTGTGACCAGTTTTCTGCAGAAAACTGACAAGCAAACTATTGCTTGCCAGTTTTCTGCAGAAAACTGGTCACAGACCTTTATACTGCTAACATCAACATTGCGGGTGATTTACATAGTTTAAGAAAAAAAACGGCATGGTTGCgtttatttttataacttaccAACCTGTTTCAACTAAAtctaaatcaaccaaccaacaaccAATCAACATTGCGGGTGATTTACATAGTTTAAGAAAAAAAACGGCATGGTTCCgtttatttttataacttaccAACCTGTTTCAACTAAAtctaaatcaaccaaccaacaaccAATCAACATTGCGGGCGATTTACATAGTTTAAGAAAAAAAACGACATGGTTCCgtttatttttataacttaccAACCTGTTTCAACTAAAtctaaatcaaccaaccaatcaaCATCAAATCTAAACGCAACAtcaatccaataaaaataatcaTAATCAATAATAAAGAAAACACCGAAACAAATCCAAAATATAAACTATAGTCCCCTGTTCCTCTGCTGGATCCCATAGTCACTTATCCGTCTAGCGAGCCCTTTTGAAAGCTCCCCAGCTATGCGATACCGGAATGTCCAAATACCCAATACAAGCTCCCAAATAGCATCTCTCAACGATATGCCATTAAGTATAGCATCCATGTACTTGCACACGTACACGCCACAATAATGGGTATTGGACTGCATCGGTCGTTCCTGTACGAAATGAACCTTCAACTTATGTCCATCAAATCTGGAAGGATCCAAGTAATGCAACATAGCTGACACTATGCACTCCTAGAAAGGTTTGATTTCATATAATTAGTAACCAACAATGACAAGTGTATGTAAATTGACTAGTAATTACGAAGAACATAGAATACCATGGCATATATATATCGAGAGTAAATACTCTTAAGACTATCCCCCCATTCAGCTAGAggatcaattaaaaggagcttcTGTT
This genomic interval from Apium graveolens cultivar Ventura chromosome 8, ASM990537v1, whole genome shotgun sequence contains the following:
- the LOC141679586 gene encoding protein FAR1-RELATED SEQUENCE 5-like translates to MIELFNKSGIETGKVMKFLSETKRGVENLGFSNQDVRNVIRDIRRRVFDSGDAECGLLLLRELRENSFGNFFYRVDVDDENRVRGLVWVDPRSMNAYKNFGDVVTFDSTYRTNRYFMPFIPITGVNHHYQNILFGFALVRDETEASYKWVLRTWLEAVDNKPPRTIITDQDIALGNAIAKVMPMPQTKHTYCTWHISSKFPKKLCYLYTNYPEFKTEFNACVYKSLTPTEFEGKWEQLVEKYDLDYHASLNDMYAIRTQWIGAYTKQHFSAGMTTTSRSESTNYFFDEYVQSSTGLKEFIENSQQALETQYLKEVKADYDSEQLERRLVLHSSLEMHASEIYTNEMFKRFQKELMKSTCYIVNSVKNNETYMSKLYLVEKATLPENCRRKYRVTVFMYEKIECSCKKFEHSGMICKHIIRYLDKKTKNQDTGKSHHG